In Pseudomonas sp. ADAK2, the genomic window GACGAACTGTGGGAATACCTGCCGGGCGAGCGCAACGAATCGGTGATGCTCAACACCTGGTACGAAGGCCTGACCGAGCTGCCGGACAACGTCGAACTGGGCCGCGCCTACTGGGAGCGAATCATGGCGGTAAAAGTCGCGGTCAACAAGGAAATGGAAATCCAGCGCGCGGCCAAGGCGGTCGGTGGCAACCTGCAAGCCGAAGTGACGCTGTTCGCCGAAGAGGCGCTGAGCGCCGACCTGGCCAAGCTGAGCAACGAACTGCGCTTTGTCCTGATCACTTCGACCGCCAGCGTCGCACCGTTCGTGCAAGCGCCGGCCGACGCGGTGGTCACCGAAGTCAGCGGCCTGAAGCTGAAGATCGTCAAGTCGGCCTTCGCCAAGTGCGCCCGTTGCTGGCACTGCCGTGAAGACGTCGGCGTGAACCCGGAGCATCCGGAAATCTGCGGTCGTTGCGTCGACAACATCAGCGGCGCGGGCGAGGTTCGTCACTATGCCTAATGCGGCTGGCCGTTTCGGACGGCTGAGCTGGCTTTGGTTGAGCATGCTGGTCCTGGTCATTGACCAGGCCAGCAAGTTCTACTTCGAAGGCAAGCTCGAGATGTACCAGCAAATCGTGGTGATCCCCGATTTGTTCAGCTGGACCCTGGCCTACAATACCGGCGCGGCGTTCAGCTTCCTGGCCGACAGCTCTGGCTGGCAGCGCTGGTTGTTTGCGCTGATCGCCGTGGTGGTCAGTGCGGTGCTGGTGGTCTGGCTCAAACGCCTCGGGCGCAACGAAACCTGGCTGGCCGTCGCTTTGGCGCTGGTGCTGGGCGGCGCGCTGGGCAATCTGTATGACCGCATTGCCCTGGGCCATGTGATCGATTTCATCCTGGTGCACTGGCAGAACCGCTGGTATTTCCCGGCGTTCAACTTTGCCGACAGCGCCATCAGCGTCGGTGCGGTAATGCTTGCGCTGGATATGTTCAAAAGCAAGAAAACCGGAGAAACCGTTCATGACTGAACAGGTATTGGCTGAGCAACGCATCCGCCAGAACACGGAAGTCACCTTGCACTTTGCACTGCGCCTGGAGAACGGCGACACCGTCGACAGCACCTTCGACAAAGCCCCGGCGACCTTCAAGGTCGGCGATGGCAACCTGTTACCAGGTTTCGAAGCAGCACTGTTCGGCTTCAAGGCTGGCGACAAGCGCACCCTGACCATTGCGCCGGAAAACGCTTTTGGCCAGCCCAACCCGCAAAACGTACAGATCATCCCGCGTTCGCAGTTCAAGGACATGGACCTGTCGCCGGGGTTGCTGGTGATCTTCAACGATGCGGCCAATACTGAGTTGCCCGGGATCGTGAAAGAATTCGATGATGACCAGGTCACTATCGACTTCAATCACCCGCTGGCTGGCAAGACATTGACCTTTGACGTTGAGATCATCGACGTCAAATCGCTGTAACTGACCGAACACGGTCCAATGTAGGAGCGAAGCTTGCTCGCGAAGGCGTCATCACATTCAGCATTGATGTCGACTGACCCACCGCTTTCGCGAGCAAGCTTCGCTCCTACAAGTTGTAATGATCTAATTTCTTGCGCGCAAGACACGAGGCACAGCATGCAAATCAAACTCGCCAACCCCCGTGGCTTCTGCGCCGGCGTGGACCGGGCGATCGAAATCGTCAACCGCGCCCTGGAAGTCTTCGGGCCGCCGATCTATGTGCGCCACGAAGTGGTACACAACAAATTCGTCGTCGAAGACCTGCGTTCCCGCGGGGCGATCTTCGTCGAGGAACTGGATCAGGTGCCGGATGACGTCATCGTGATCTTCAGTGCCCACGGCGTTTCCCAAGCCGTGCGTACCGAAGCGGCCGGTCGTGGCCTGAAAGTGTTCGACGCGACCTGCCCGCTGGTGACCAAGGTGCACATCGAAGTCGCGCGCTACAGCCGTGACGGTCGTGAATGCATCCTGATCGGCCACGCCGGTCATCCGGAAGTCGAAGGCACCATGGGCCAGTACGATGGCAGTAATGGTGGCGCGATCTATCTGGTTGAAGACGAAAAAGACGTCGCCACCCTGCAAGTGCACAACCCCGACAAATTGGCGTTCGTGACCCAGACCACCTTGTCCATGGACGACACCAGCCGTGTGATCGACGCCCTGCGTGCGCGTTTCCCGGCCATCGGTGGTCCGCGCAAGGACGACATCTGCTACGCCACGCAAAACCGTCAGGACGCGGTCAAGCAACTGGCGGACGAATGCGACGTGGTGCTGGTGGTTGGCAGCCCGAACAGTTCCAACTCCAATCGCCTGCGGGAATTGGCCGAGCGCATGGCCACCCCGGCCTACCTGATCGACGGTGCCGAAGACCTGCAAAAAAGCTGGTTCGAGGGTGTCGAGCGTATCGGCATCACCGCTGGCGCCTCCGCACCGGAAGTGCTGGTGCGTGGCGTGATCCAGCAGTTGCAGGCCTGGGGCGCTACCGGCGCCGATGAGCTGTCTGGTCGTGAGGAGAACATCACCTTCTCCATGCCTAAAGAGCTGCGCGTGCGCTCTTTGCTTTAAGCCTTTTCTCCTCGGCACACAGCGCCTGCTCAACTTTCTGGTTGTTCAGGCGCACGCGCCCCGTCGCGGCCAGCACCACCTGAAGGTGACTGACCGGCTCGCGGGCCGCGCAGAGGTGCAATGTCCCCGCTTGGAAGGCCTTGTCTGGCATCAACGGTTCCCCGAGACCACTGAAGCGGACGAAACTCACGACCCGCCAGTTGCCGACAATCGGCACTCGAGCGCTACTGCGCTGCTCGAAGAGCAATGGATTGCGGGTGTCCTCATGCCCCTCGCCACTGACATCCGCAATAATCCGCCAACCCTGGCTCCAGTCGTCATCAATGGCGTGGATGATTACAGTCTGATTGCGTGTGATCGCTTCGCTCCTGGCGCTGCGCAGGCCACTGATCAGCGATTGCGCGGCTTCTTCGCGATGATTCGCTTCGGCCAGCGCCGCAAACGCCGGACTGACCAACAGCAGAACAATCCCGGCAATTGCCAGTCCCATGAGCAGTTCGATCAGGCTTAAGCCTTGCTGATGCATGTATTTCCCTCCCTGGAACGGTGCGATTCGCGCAATCCATGCGCGAGTAATGGCAAAACAACCGTACATCTGCCGGTCGAATGTTCTAGCGTGTAGAAGCAGGTATAGCCGACGGCAACGGAGGGCACCGATGGATCATCGTACAAAAGGTTTCACGCTGGTCGAGGTGCTGATCACGCTCGCGATTTTTCTGATCCTGATCACGATGGCGGTGCCGATGTTTACCCGTTCGATACAGGGCACCCGGGCTGATACCGAGGTGGGCGACCTGCAACGCGCGCTCAATTACGCACGGCTAGAGGCCATCGACCGTGGTGTTACCACGCGACTGCGGCCGACTGCCGGTGGCAGCGTCTGGACCGGGGAGCTGACGGTCTACGAGGGTACTGGCACTCTGGCCAATATATTACGGGTTGTTCCAGCGATGAGCAGTGGTGCGACTCTGACGCTAACCTCTGGAGTGACTGCCATCGATTTCAACAATCTGGGCGGTTTGTCGGCACCGTCCACGGCGGTGGTGATCACTTATGTATTGGGGGCGCAGAGCAAGACGCTGAATGTGTGTTTGAACGGACGGATTCTATTGGGTGGAAGTTGCGGATGAGGGAGCGGAGCAGGCGAGCACAGGAGGGCATGACGCTGATCGAGGTACTGGTCGCGTTGTTGATTCTGACCGTGGGGCTGTTGGGGGCGGCGGCGATTCAGCTCAATGCGCTCAAGTACACCGACAGTGCGCGGATGACCAGCCAGGCGAGTTTTATCGCCTACGACATGCTGGATCGCATCCGCGCCAACACCGGTGCCGATTACACCGTCACGCCTCCGACGTCGGCCAACCTGAGCGTCGCCCGGGACCAGGATCTCTACGATTTCACCACCAATATCGTCGCCTTTGGCGGGGCGAGCGCCACCGGCAGCGTGGCGCTGAATCAGCGGGTGTACACCATCACCATCACCTGGGATGACTCGCGGGCCACCAACGTCGCCAACTCGCGGCGCAGTTTTGTCCTGACCAGTCGTGCCGCCGTCGACCCGGTGACCACGCCATGAAACAGTCCAACCGAGGCTTTGGCTTGATCGAGGTGTTGATCGCCCTGGCGTTGAGCCTGATCGTGGTACTGGGCGTGGCGCAGGTGTTCATCGCGGCCAAGAACACCTACGTCAGCCAGAACACCGCCGCCGCGATGCAGGAAGATGCGCGGTTCGTGTTGAGCAAGATGATTCAGGAAATTCGCATGGTCGGGATGTTTGGCTGCCTGGGGGCCGTCACGGACGCCAGTTCGACGGGTGACTTCAATGCCAGCCAGTTGGCGCCGATCAGTTGGGATAACGCCAATCTCAAGCTGACCATGGTGACAGCGGATGTGGGTGGCAGTGGCGGTACGCCGACCTGGACCGTGCTCTCCGACTGTAAAACCAGCGCCACGGCCTACACGGGGGCTAGAGTCGCGTCATCCGGGCAAATGGCTTTCCCGATTCGACGGTTGATCTACAGCTTCAGCAATAACCAGCTGTTGATGGGCGTTGGCAGCGGTACGCCAACCCAGGCGGTGCTGATCAACAACGTCAGTGCCTTCAACGTGTCCTTTGGCGTCGCCACCAGTACCAGCGATGTGGCGGCCTCCAGTTACAGCGCCAATCCAGCCAATACCGCGTTGATACGCAGCGTGCGCCTGACCCTGACGCTGACCGATCCGAACAATCGCGTGCGCAATCAAACCTTCAACGTGGTTGCGGCTCTGCGCAACCGGCTGCAGTAGGTGAGTGCCGGATGAGAGCCCCGACAAACAAGCAAACAAACCAACGGGGAATGGCCTTGCTGGTCAGCCTGGTATTTCTGTTGCTGCTGACGGTGATCGGCATTTCATCGATGCAGAACGCGACCCTCCAGGAAAAAATGGCCGCCAGCGTGACCCTGCGCAATAAATCCTTCCAACTGGCCGAAGCCACCTTGCGCATCGGCGAAAGCGCGGTACAACTGGCGACCTATACGCTGGCGGTGTGCGGCACCACGGCGCAATGCGCGCCGCCGGCGGAATCCTCGAGCGTGACCGGTGCCGGGCTCAATTCCACGTCGGGGGTCACCTGGATTGCCGCCGGCGGCGGCTTGTATGGGGTGCAGAACATCGGCACGACGACGGGCGCCGTCAACATCCCAAGCAACTCCTCGGCGACGCTGTACCGGGTCACCGCAGTCGGCATCGTCGGCAATAACGTTCGCAGTGTGGTGGAGAGCATCTATGCCAAGTATTGATGCTCGCGGTGGCTGGCGCCGAGGGTGGGCGCAGGTGCTTTTCGGTGCGTTGCTGAGCCTGTACCTGGCGGCGCCGGCCTACGCCTTCACGCCATCGGACTCCCCGCTGTTGAGCGCGGCGGCGGTGCCACCGAACGTCATGTTGTTGATCGACGACTCGGGGAGCATGAACACCATCATCTTCGCGGCGGGCTTCGACCCCGCGGTCAACCGCACGCCGGCCAGGCAGTGCAACGCCTTTATCGGCTTGTGTCTGAGTGCTTCTGACATCGTCGGCAGCTCGATCTTCCTCTCCAGTCTGCCGAGCTCCGGGTGTTCAGGTGGTGCGTACGCGTTCTACAACAACAGTCTGACCCCGCAATGCATCAAGCTCCCAGACCCGGTGGGCAATGAAAATACCCGCTACACCGACGACTACCTCTCGTACCTGGTGGGTTTGGCCAACGGTAGCAATCGTGATTTCACTAACGGCTCGATCCCCAACGACTATCGAGTCAACGTGGCGCGTAATGTCTCCGCTGCATTGGTAGCCGGTAACCGCGGCTTGCGTATCGGCCTGGCTACGTTCAATCCGCCCAGCAGCAACAACTCCGCCAATGGCGGTTATATCGCTCGGCCCATCAGCGATCTGGCAGTCGTCACCGGCAGCGTTACCCAGTCCCAGGCTGACACCAATTACAACAACCTGATCTCCTCCATCAATAACCTGGCGGCTGTGGCCAACACGCCGCTGGCCGAAACCTACTACGAAATCACCCGTTATTTTCGCGGTATGACGCCGTACTACAACTCGACGCCGACGACCTACACCAGCCCGATCCAGTATCGCTGCCAGAAGAACTACGGCGTGGTCGTCACTGACGGCTTGCCGACCTATGATCGGACGTTTCCGACCAACGATCCGCTGGGCACCACCCGCTTGCCCAACTGGGACGGGATCAACAACGATGGCAATAACCTCAGTGGCGATGACGAGGGCGACACCCTGTATCTGGACGACATCGCCAAGTTCGCTTTCGACATCGACATGCGTTCGACCGGTACGGACCTGGCCGGCAAAAGCTGGACCGCGGCGGATTTTCCCAAGCAGTACATGAACACCTACACCGTGGGTTTCACCGCAGCCAACCCGATGCTGTCGGATGCGGCCGCTTACGGCCAGGGCCTGTATTACCAGGCTAACGACGCTGCCGGTCTTAACGCGGCCTTGTCCTCGGCCTTGAGCAACATCACCTCCAAGGCCGGATCGGGCGGTAGCGGTGTCACCAGCGGCACCACGGTGGCCAGCGGTTCGAGTTACTTCCAGACCAGCTACGACCCCAAGGACTGGCGCGGGACGATCAAGTCCTACGGCTTCACGGCCAGCGGCTCGGTCAATACATCCTCGGTGTTATGGACCACCGACACGGCCATCGTGCCGGGAGCCACGGCGCCGACCTACCAGTCCTGGAACACCCTGACCAACGCCGCGATTACCTTGGCCTACGGCAACTTTTCCCCGGCCCAGCAAACCTCGCTCAGCCAGAGTCTGCCGACCGGGATTGTCGGCAATGACCTGGTGGAGTGGAGCAAGGGCACCAACAAGACCGGGCTGAAAGTGCGCTCGGTATTGCTCGGTGACATCATCAACTCGCCCCTTGCGCTGGCTTCTCCCACGGATCAGACCGCGTCGGATCTGGTGGGCGATTCCACCTACACCACCTATCTGGCGACCAAAGCCGCCAACATGAGCCCCAGCCTGGTGGTCAACGCCAACGACGGCTTTCTCAATGTCATCAACGCCGCCAACGGTGCCCGACGTTATGCCTACATGCCGTCCAGCGTGCTGCCGTCGTTGCGCTATATTGCCGATCCCACCTATATCAACGGCGTGAGCCACAAGTTTCTGGTGGACGGTCAGGTCGGGGTGTTCGACGCCCAACTCAGCGGCGCCTGGAAAACCCTGGCCCTGGGCGGTGTAGGGGCGGGCGGCAAGACGTTCTACGCCGTGCAGCTGTTTGATGCGTCAGCGGGTAACGCCTTCAAGGCATTGTGGGAAATCAGCGCACCGACCACGGCGAACACGGCGAACGCTTTCAATGACCTGGGTTATGCCTATGCGCGCCCGGAAGTGGCACGCTTGGCCGATGGGCGTTGGGCGGCTTTCATCTCCAACGGCTACGGGAGCAATTCGGGGGTGGCAGCGTTGTATGTGGTGGACGTACGTGACGGTTCGCTGATCAAGAAAATCGTCATCGACAGCACGGAAACCACCAATGGCCTGTCTTCGGTGGAGCTCAAGGTCAACTCGCAGAACGTGGTGCAGGCCGCTTATGGCGGCGACCTGAAAGGACGTTTGTGGAAGTTCGACCTGAGTGGCGCCACAACTGACAGCTGGGGCGTCGCTTTTTCCGGCAAGCCATTGTTCACGACCCCGGGTGGCGCCACACAACCGATTACCGCGCAACCGCTGCTGGCGGACAATTCCCTGGGCGGCAAGCAGGTGTTTTTCGGTACCGGGAAATTCAATGAGACTGCCGACAAGACCAACAAGGATCTTCAAGCGTTCTACTCGGTATGGGATGCCGATGGCGGATCTGGACAGATGACGGTGTCGAGTTTGCAGGCCCAGGCCGTGACCGGGGTGATCGGCGGCAGCGCGGGCGGGCAATTCATTACCACAAGCCAGAATGACACGACCTACCCGGCCGAGAAGGGGTGGTACCTGCCGCTGGTATACAACAGCGTGTTGACCGGTGAGCGGGTGATCAATCAGGCCAGCCTGGTTGCCGGCCGCATCGTGTTCACCACGGCCAGCGTCGACACCACCGACCCTTGCGCCAGTTTCGGTACCGGGAAGCTGGTCGAGCTGGATGCATTCAGCGGTAAGATGCTCAACTACGCGGTGCTCGACACCAATGGCGACGGGCTGGTCGACAGCACGGATTCGATTTCCAGCGGGGTGATTTTCACCGGTGGTATTCCGACGCTGAACGCGATCGTCAACAATGCGTCCCGCAAAATTGTGAACGATTCCAGCGGTGGCATCAGCTCCCTGGTGGAAAAACCCGGCGGTGGCGGCGGCCGTCGCATCATGTGGCGACAAATACAGTAAGTGAGAGTTGAGGCAATGCGCAGATCCAACCGAGGTTTTACCCTGATCGAAATCATGATCGTGATTGCGATCATCGGGATCGTTATCACCATTGGCTATCCGAGCCTTACCGAGTACACGAAAAAGGGCCGTCGCACCGAGGTGGCCGGGCTGCTTTCCGAGCAGGCGCAGATTCTTGAGCGGTTCTATTCCAAAAATAACCTCTACACCGGCGCCACCGGCCTGAGCACAGGTAACGACTTTTACACCATCACTCCGACCATCACCGACCAGACCTTCCTGCTGACGGCGGTGCGCAAGTCAGGTACGAACATGGCGACCGACAAGTGTGGGGATTTCACCATCACCAACACTGGCGTCAGAAGCATGGTCAACGCCACGTCCGGGCTGGCCACCAAGGATTGCTGGGGCCGCTGAGTTTCCTTTTTGGGCGCCTTTTGCGCCCCTGTCTATTGAACGGTTGGATCAGAACATGAGCAGGCAACAGCAAGTGGTGATTGTCGGCGGCGGGGTGATCGGCCTGCTGACCGCGTTCAATCTCGCGTCCGAAGTGCAGAGCGTTGTGCTGCTGGATCGCTCGAACGTCGGCCAGGAATCGTCCTGGGCCGGCGGCGGCATTGTTTCACCGCTTTATCCGTGGCGCTACAGCCCGGCGGTCACGGCGCTGGCTCACTGGTCCCAGGATTTTTATCCACAGCTGGGTGAGCGTCTGTTTGCCGCCACCGGCGTCGACCCCGAAGTGCACACCACCGGGCTTTACTGGCTGGATCTGGACGATGAAGCCGAAGCACTGGCCTGGGCCGAACGGGAAAACCGTCCGCTGCGGGCTGTGGATATCTCGGCAGCCCATGACGCGGTGCCGGTCCTGGGCGGTGGTTTCTCACGGGCCATCTACATGGCCGATGTGGCCAACGTGCGCAACCCGCGGCTGGTCAAGTCTCTGAAGGCGGCGCTGTTGGCGCTGCCGAACGTGACGATCCATGAGCAATGCGAAGTCAGCGGGTTTATCCGTGACGGCGACGCGGTGGTCGGGGTGCAGACGTCCACGGGCGCGATTCTTGGCGATCAGGTTGTGTTGACGGCGGGCGCCTGGAGCGGCGACTTGCTGAAAAGCCTCGGCCTGGAACTGCCGGTCGAGCCAGTCAAGGGTCAAATGATTCTGTACAAGTGTGCGGCGGATTTTTTGCCGAGCATGGTCTTGGCCAAGGGCCGGTACGCGATTCCGCGTCGCGACGGACATATCCTGATCGGCAGTACGCTGGAGCACGAAGGGTTCGACAAGACCCCAACCGGATCGGCGCTGGAAAGCCTGAAGGCCTCGGCCGTGGAGTTGATCCCGGCGCTGGCGGAAGCCGAGGTGGTGGGGCATTGGGCCGGGCTGCGGCCGGGCTCGCCGGAAGGCATTCCCTATATTGGCCGGGTGCCGGGTTTTGCCGGGCTGTGGCTCAACTGCGGGCATTACCGCAATGGATTGGTGCTGGCGCCGGCGTCGTGCCAGTTGTTTGCGGATGTGATGCTGGGCAGGGCGCCGATCATTGATCCGGCGCCGTATGCGCCGGCGGGGCGAATTTAAGGCGAAGAGCAAAAGATCGCAGTCTTCGGCAGCTCCTACGGGGGCTGCGATCTTTTCAATCCAAACCTAATTTCTTGAGCCGATAGCGCATCGACCGAAACGACAGATTCAACCGTTGCGCCGCCGCCGTGCGATTCCAGCGGGTTTCCTCCAGTGCCTGGAGGATGAGTTTGCGTTCGACGTTTTCCAGATAATCTTCCAGATTGTCGA contains:
- the lspA gene encoding signal peptidase II; translation: MPNAAGRFGRLSWLWLSMLVLVIDQASKFYFEGKLEMYQQIVVIPDLFSWTLAYNTGAAFSFLADSSGWQRWLFALIAVVVSAVLVVWLKRLGRNETWLAVALALVLGGALGNLYDRIALGHVIDFILVHWQNRWYFPAFNFADSAISVGAVMLALDMFKSKKTGETVHD
- the fkpB gene encoding FKBP-type peptidyl-prolyl cis-trans isomerase translates to MAEQRIRQNTEVTLHFALRLENGDTVDSTFDKAPATFKVGDGNLLPGFEAALFGFKAGDKRTLTIAPENAFGQPNPQNVQIIPRSQFKDMDLSPGLLVIFNDAANTELPGIVKEFDDDQVTIDFNHPLAGKTLTFDVEIIDVKSL
- the ispH gene encoding 4-hydroxy-3-methylbut-2-enyl diphosphate reductase, with product MQIKLANPRGFCAGVDRAIEIVNRALEVFGPPIYVRHEVVHNKFVVEDLRSRGAIFVEELDQVPDDVIVIFSAHGVSQAVRTEAAGRGLKVFDATCPLVTKVHIEVARYSRDGRECILIGHAGHPEVEGTMGQYDGSNGGAIYLVEDEKDVATLQVHNPDKLAFVTQTTLSMDDTSRVIDALRARFPAIGGPRKDDICYATQNRQDAVKQLADECDVVLVVGSPNSSNSNRLRELAERMATPAYLIDGAEDLQKSWFEGVERIGITAGASAPEVLVRGVIQQLQAWGATGADELSGREENITFSMPKELRVRSLL
- a CDS encoding GspH/FimT family pseudopilin, with translation MHQQGLSLIELLMGLAIAGIVLLLVSPAFAALAEANHREEAAQSLISGLRSARSEAITRNQTVIIHAIDDDWSQGWRIIADVSGEGHEDTRNPLLFEQRSSARVPIVGNWRVVSFVRFSGLGEPLMPDKAFQAGTLHLCAAREPVSHLQVVLAATGRVRLNNQKVEQALCAEEKRLKAKSARAAL
- a CDS encoding GspH/FimT family pseudopilin: MDHRTKGFTLVEVLITLAIFLILITMAVPMFTRSIQGTRADTEVGDLQRALNYARLEAIDRGVTTRLRPTAGGSVWTGELTVYEGTGTLANILRVVPAMSSGATLTLTSGVTAIDFNNLGGLSAPSTAVVITYVLGAQSKTLNVCLNGRILLGGSCG
- the pilV gene encoding type IV pilus modification protein PilV, whose product is MRERSRRAQEGMTLIEVLVALLILTVGLLGAAAIQLNALKYTDSARMTSQASFIAYDMLDRIRANTGADYTVTPPTSANLSVARDQDLYDFTTNIVAFGGASATGSVALNQRVYTITITWDDSRATNVANSRRSFVLTSRAAVDPVTTP
- a CDS encoding PilW family protein gives rise to the protein MKQSNRGFGLIEVLIALALSLIVVLGVAQVFIAAKNTYVSQNTAAAMQEDARFVLSKMIQEIRMVGMFGCLGAVTDASSTGDFNASQLAPISWDNANLKLTMVTADVGGSGGTPTWTVLSDCKTSATAYTGARVASSGQMAFPIRRLIYSFSNNQLLMGVGSGTPTQAVLINNVSAFNVSFGVATSTSDVAASSYSANPANTALIRSVRLTLTLTDPNNRVRNQTFNVVAALRNRLQ
- a CDS encoding pilus assembly PilX family protein, yielding MRAPTNKQTNQRGMALLVSLVFLLLLTVIGISSMQNATLQEKMAASVTLRNKSFQLAEATLRIGESAVQLATYTLAVCGTTAQCAPPAESSSVTGAGLNSTSGVTWIAAGGGLYGVQNIGTTTGAVNIPSNSSATLYRVTAVGIVGNNVRSVVESIYAKY
- a CDS encoding pilus assembly protein, whose amino-acid sequence is MPSIDARGGWRRGWAQVLFGALLSLYLAAPAYAFTPSDSPLLSAAAVPPNVMLLIDDSGSMNTIIFAAGFDPAVNRTPARQCNAFIGLCLSASDIVGSSIFLSSLPSSGCSGGAYAFYNNSLTPQCIKLPDPVGNENTRYTDDYLSYLVGLANGSNRDFTNGSIPNDYRVNVARNVSAALVAGNRGLRIGLATFNPPSSNNSANGGYIARPISDLAVVTGSVTQSQADTNYNNLISSINNLAAVANTPLAETYYEITRYFRGMTPYYNSTPTTYTSPIQYRCQKNYGVVVTDGLPTYDRTFPTNDPLGTTRLPNWDGINNDGNNLSGDDEGDTLYLDDIAKFAFDIDMRSTGTDLAGKSWTAADFPKQYMNTYTVGFTAANPMLSDAAAYGQGLYYQANDAAGLNAALSSALSNITSKAGSGGSGVTSGTTVASGSSYFQTSYDPKDWRGTIKSYGFTASGSVNTSSVLWTTDTAIVPGATAPTYQSWNTLTNAAITLAYGNFSPAQQTSLSQSLPTGIVGNDLVEWSKGTNKTGLKVRSVLLGDIINSPLALASPTDQTASDLVGDSTYTTYLATKAANMSPSLVVNANDGFLNVINAANGARRYAYMPSSVLPSLRYIADPTYINGVSHKFLVDGQVGVFDAQLSGAWKTLALGGVGAGGKTFYAVQLFDASAGNAFKALWEISAPTTANTANAFNDLGYAYARPEVARLADGRWAAFISNGYGSNSGVAALYVVDVRDGSLIKKIVIDSTETTNGLSSVELKVNSQNVVQAAYGGDLKGRLWKFDLSGATTDSWGVAFSGKPLFTTPGGATQPITAQPLLADNSLGGKQVFFGTGKFNETADKTNKDLQAFYSVWDADGGSGQMTVSSLQAQAVTGVIGGSAGGQFITTSQNDTTYPAEKGWYLPLVYNSVLTGERVINQASLVAGRIVFTTASVDTTDPCASFGTGKLVELDAFSGKMLNYAVLDTNGDGLVDSTDSISSGVIFTGGIPTLNAIVNNASRKIVNDSSGGISSLVEKPGGGGGRRIMWRQIQ
- a CDS encoding type IV pilin protein, producing the protein MRRSNRGFTLIEIMIVIAIIGIVITIGYPSLTEYTKKGRRTEVAGLLSEQAQILERFYSKNNLYTGATGLSTGNDFYTITPTITDQTFLLTAVRKSGTNMATDKCGDFTITNTGVRSMVNATSGLATKDCWGR
- the thiO gene encoding glycine oxidase ThiO: MSRQQQVVIVGGGVIGLLTAFNLASEVQSVVLLDRSNVGQESSWAGGGIVSPLYPWRYSPAVTALAHWSQDFYPQLGERLFAATGVDPEVHTTGLYWLDLDDEAEALAWAERENRPLRAVDISAAHDAVPVLGGGFSRAIYMADVANVRNPRLVKSLKAALLALPNVTIHEQCEVSGFIRDGDAVVGVQTSTGAILGDQVVLTAGAWSGDLLKSLGLELPVEPVKGQMILYKCAADFLPSMVLAKGRYAIPRRDGHILIGSTLEHEGFDKTPTGSALESLKASAVELIPALAEAEVVGHWAGLRPGSPEGIPYIGRVPGFAGLWLNCGHYRNGLVLAPASCQLFADVMLGRAPIIDPAPYAPAGRI